The following proteins are encoded in a genomic region of Microtus ochrogaster isolate Prairie Vole_2 chromosome 5, MicOch1.0, whole genome shotgun sequence:
- the Odf3l1 gene encoding outer dense fiber protein 3-like protein 1: MKLPKGARNCVFYAQHPEKREEVPSWKEIKQTPVVMATIKGPGPAKYLRPSCTGYIAHDTSMFQEPAYSLHRRHTEKRIVDICSPGPCYFLDPKATRFGISTCPQVPMEERISNLRLSTTPAPCHYNLEKTRPPGERTAPQYTFGYRCPYRVMDPNPASNKYQLPHSLGPNTPVLPAAPCYSLGSLSKNWFYKEDIAGGPGPAKHARPEPSVYQNRSPVYSVAKRFAYPLDHTLRPGPGSHNVQPVTVHKPRIPAFTMGIKHSPHLCPLIVDILD, encoded by the exons ATGAAACTCCCCAAGGGGGCCAGGAACTGTGTGTTCTATGCACAGCACccggagaagagagaagaggtgcCCTCATGGAAGGAAATAAAGCAGACCCCTGTTGTCATGGCCACAATCAAAG GTCCAGGGCCTGCCAAGTACCTCCGGCCATCCTGTACCGGCTACATAGCCCACGACACCTCAATGTTTCAGGAACCAGCTTACAGCCTGCACAGGCGGCACACTGAGAAAC GGATTGTAGACATATGCAGCCCCGGGCCTTGCTATTTCTTGGATCCTAAAGCAACTCGCTTTGGAATATCTACCTGCCCTCAGGTCCCCATGGAGGAGCGCATCTCCAACCTAC GCCTAAGCACCACCCCAGCCCCCTGCCACTACAACCTTGAGAAGACTCGCCCCCCTGGCGAACGTACGGCTCCCCAGTACACGTTTGGCTACCGGTGTCCATATAGAGTGATGGATCCCAACCCAGCCTCCAACAAGTACCAGCTGCCACACTCGCTGGGGCCCAACACCCCTGTCTTACCAGCTGCCCCCTGCTATAGTCTGGGTTCCTTAAGCAAGAATTGGTTCTACAAAGAGGATATAGCAGGAGGCCCTGGACCTGCTAAGCATGCCCGACCTGAGCCGTCCGTCTACCAGAACCGCAGCCCCGTGTATAGTGTGGCCAAGCGCTTTGCCTATCCACTGGACCACACACTTCGGCCTGGCCCTGGCTCCCACAACGTCCAGCCGGTCACTGTGCACAAGCCCCGCATACCCGCCTTCACCATGGGCATCAAACACTCGCCCCACTTGTGCCCACTGATTGTGGACATTCTCGACTGA